In the Oceanithermus desulfurans genome, one interval contains:
- a CDS encoding WD40/YVTN/BNR-like repeat-containing protein: MAILRAFKSAGLVLLFFAVQGCNLQLSGDNTTSPAFSMQLSPDALTVAPGSSTQTTLTVTPRNGFVGVVDLQLSGGPTGVSVAPASVTVSGSPVSQTLTIYATGSASTGTYDLRLEGSSGNLTSYAGFNLTIGTNAAPGTHWTIRESGTTKLLRSVAFGNGTFVAGGEGGTLLSSADGVSWTVQPTASLDPIRSVIFAQNKFVALQGRYVLISTDGATWSSNEVEVTPYDVAYGDGQFVGVGSGGNVLTSSDAVNWTKQGSITSYTLLGIAYGNGVFTTVAGGGKIFTSSDGVSWTERQSGTSYALQDVAYAEDRFVAVGDAGRVLTSAHGVTWTPQLSGTNHDLYGIGYGDGIFVAVGGSGSILTSPDAVSWTERTSGTGSTLRGVAYGNGSFVAVGSSGAILTSP, encoded by the coding sequence ATGGCCATTCTAAGAGCATTTAAATCGGCAGGATTGGTTTTATTGTTTTTCGCCGTTCAAGGCTGCAACCTACAGCTCTCGGGCGATAATACAACCTCACCCGCCTTTTCCATGCAACTAAGCCCCGACGCGCTGACCGTGGCCCCCGGATCCTCCACCCAAACCACCCTGACGGTCACCCCGCGAAACGGCTTCGTTGGAGTCGTGGACCTGCAACTAAGCGGCGGCCCAACGGGCGTCTCGGTCGCCCCCGCGAGCGTAACCGTCTCTGGCAGCCCGGTCAGCCAAACCCTCACGATCTACGCTACCGGCAGCGCGTCGACCGGCACCTATGACCTTCGCCTGGAGGGATCCTCGGGCAACCTCACCTCTTACGCAGGCTTCAACTTAACCATCGGGACCAACGCCGCACCCGGCACCCACTGGACGATTCGCGAATCGGGGACCACCAAGTTGCTCCGTTCGGTGGCCTTCGGAAACGGCACTTTCGTAGCCGGTGGCGAAGGGGGCACGCTGCTTTCTTCCGCCGACGGGGTTTCCTGGACCGTGCAGCCCACGGCGTCGCTCGACCCCATTCGAAGTGTGATCTTCGCACAAAACAAATTCGTCGCGTTGCAGGGACGTTACGTCCTGATTTCCACCGATGGAGCAACCTGGAGCTCGAACGAAGTAGAGGTTACGCCCTACGACGTGGCCTACGGCGACGGCCAGTTCGTTGGGGTGGGTTCGGGGGGCAACGTCCTGACCTCCTCCGACGCGGTTAACTGGACGAAACAGGGATCCATTACTTCCTACACGCTGTTGGGCATAGCTTACGGCAACGGCGTCTTCACCACGGTCGCTGGCGGCGGGAAGATCTTCACCTCTTCCGACGGGGTGAGCTGGACGGAACGCCAGTCTGGAACCTCGTACGCGTTGCAGGACGTAGCGTATGCCGAAGATCGTTTCGTCGCCGTGGGTGATGCGGGAAGAGTCCTGACTTCGGCCCACGGAGTTACTTGGACGCCGCAACTTTCGGGCACGAATCATGACCTTTACGGCATTGGCTACGGAGACGGCATCTTCGTGGCGGTTGGCGGAAGCGGCTCCATACTCACCTCGCCCGACGCCGTCTCCTGGACCGAACGCACTTCGGGTACCGGGTCAACCCTTCGGGGCGTCGCTTACGGCAACGGCAGCTTCGTCGCTGTGGGTAGCAGCGGGGCCATTTTGACCTCCCCTTGA
- a CDS encoding DUF3197 domain-containing protein, translating to MERIGFRGLPKDTLEQLKPRLKKLHFPSLKVILVTDRQGRREQARYRVFLVGGKHALLTEDAFGPAYGEEGVRALAQLIEMLRKGGAFNFKEAVLPPDVYAALDAMDEGAVRERLLANANPADPELYAA from the coding sequence ATGGAGCGGATTGGATTCAGAGGCCTGCCCAAGGATACGCTCGAGCAGCTGAAACCGCGGCTGAAGAAGCTGCACTTTCCCTCGCTCAAGGTCATCCTGGTGACCGACCGCCAGGGCCGCCGCGAGCAGGCGCGCTACCGCGTCTTCCTGGTAGGCGGCAAGCACGCCCTCCTCACCGAAGACGCCTTCGGTCCCGCTTACGGCGAAGAAGGGGTGCGCGCGCTGGCGCAGCTGATCGAGATGCTGCGCAAAGGAGGCGCGTTCAACTTTAAGGAGGCCGTGCTGCCGCCCGACGTCTACGCCGCCCTCGACGCCATGGACGAAGGCGCGGTGCGCGAACGGCTGCTCGCCAACGCCAACCCCGCGGACCCCGAGCTGTACGCGGCCTGA
- a CDS encoding putative ABC transporter permease subunit encodes MLRLRLRILRHSLAARPFAALVAAALGLGVAALAFYGTLAFLRFLSAYPFAAGVVEVRSLEGLFLVLSAAVLLSALPGALAVLYDSRDLPLLLAWPLPAASVFTLKVVETYAVTALVPTLLTLPVLYALGVFHEAPIGYHLVATLAVLALYALPVGLGVGLALPLVRFAPAGRAREWAGALSAVLGGAMIYGLRALRPEALFRQEFANEAALKAFIQQFQNPAAPFLPPAWAGRAVQEALERPGIPPALVGLLVLALGVLGASALAAGYAYQAGWVRGLEGASVLRAARPSAAWERALARLGSVGALWVRDVRLFLRDPNQIAQLVLVAVLVLLYTTSLAALPLEGVVFVRVVGFLHLAFQGLVIAGVGVRLAYPLYSFEGPGYWLVRTAPFGRLGLLLSRYVLALSLLLPLGLALGLYAPAVIGLDPGLRTVSLISALAAVVGLAALGVGLGAVWPNREASNASEVPMSLGGLLYMLLGTLFAFGIAALDARPVYWALGGRSGFLSSPEGALWLALLTGITLVVAVTPLAWAYVRSD; translated from the coding sequence ATGCTGCGGCTGCGGCTGCGCATCCTGCGTCATAGCCTGGCCGCCCGCCCGTTCGCGGCGCTGGTGGCCGCCGCCCTGGGGCTGGGGGTGGCCGCCCTGGCCTTCTACGGCACCCTGGCCTTCCTGCGCTTCCTGTCCGCCTACCCCTTCGCCGCGGGCGTCGTGGAGGTGCGCAGCCTCGAAGGGCTCTTCCTGGTCCTCTCGGCGGCGGTGCTGCTCTCGGCGCTGCCGGGTGCGCTCGCGGTGCTCTACGACTCCCGCGACCTGCCGTTGCTGCTGGCCTGGCCGCTGCCGGCGGCAAGCGTCTTTACGCTCAAGGTGGTCGAGACCTACGCGGTGACGGCGCTCGTGCCCACGCTGCTCACGCTGCCGGTCCTCTACGCCCTGGGCGTCTTTCACGAAGCCCCCATCGGCTACCACCTCGTGGCCACCCTCGCGGTGCTGGCCCTCTACGCCCTGCCCGTGGGGCTGGGCGTCGGCCTGGCGCTGCCGCTGGTGCGCTTCGCCCCCGCGGGTCGCGCCCGCGAGTGGGCCGGGGCGCTCAGCGCCGTGTTGGGTGGGGCGATGATCTACGGGCTGCGCGCCCTGCGCCCCGAAGCCCTCTTCCGCCAGGAGTTCGCCAACGAGGCCGCGCTGAAGGCCTTCATCCAGCAGTTCCAAAACCCCGCCGCCCCCTTCCTTCCCCCGGCCTGGGCGGGGCGGGCGGTTCAGGAGGCGCTCGAGCGACCGGGCATCCCGCCCGCCCTCGTGGGCCTGCTCGTCCTGGCGCTGGGCGTGCTGGGGGCCAGCGCGCTCGCCGCCGGCTACGCCTACCAGGCCGGCTGGGTCCGCGGGCTCGAGGGCGCCAGTGTCCTCAGGGCTGCGCGGCCGTCGGCGGCCTGGGAACGCGCGCTCGCCCGTTTGGGGTCCGTGGGAGCGCTCTGGGTGCGCGACGTCCGGCTGTTTCTTCGCGACCCCAACCAGATCGCCCAGCTGGTGCTCGTGGCCGTGCTGGTGCTGCTGTACACGACGAGCCTTGCGGCCTTGCCGCTGGAGGGCGTGGTCTTCGTGCGCGTCGTGGGCTTCCTGCACCTCGCCTTCCAGGGCCTCGTGATCGCGGGGGTGGGCGTGCGCCTGGCCTATCCCCTCTACTCGTTCGAAGGGCCGGGCTACTGGCTGGTGCGGACCGCGCCGTTCGGGCGGCTGGGACTCCTGCTCTCGCGCTACGTCCTCGCCCTGTCGCTCCTGCTCCCCCTGGGGCTGGCGCTGGGCCTCTACGCACCGGCGGTCATCGGTCTGGACCCCGGCCTGCGCACGGTCTCGCTGATCTCGGCGCTGGCGGCGGTGGTGGGGCTGGCGGCCCTGGGGGTCGGCCTCGGAGCGGTCTGGCCCAACCGCGAGGCCAGCAACGCCAGCGAGGTGCCCATGAGCCTCGGCGGCCTGCTCTACATGCTGCTGGGCACCCTGTTCGCCTTCGGCATCGCGGCGCTGGACGCGCGGCCGGTCTACTGGGCGCTCGGCGGCCGTAGCGGCTTCCTGTCGAGCCCCGAGGGGGCGCTTTGGCTTGCGCTGCTGACCGGGATCACGCTAGTCGTTGCGGTCACGCCGCTGGCCTGGGCCTACGTCAGGTCCGACTAG
- a CDS encoding ABC transporter ATP-binding protein, with amino-acid sequence MIRIQALSKRYGRFTALEGLDLHVPTGETLVLLGPNGAGKTTAIRALTGQLRPTRGRVELAGVDVWRRPVAAKRLFGYVPDRPYLYGKLSAVELLRFVGRLYRMEARRIETRIEALLAEFRLERFASALIETYSHGMRQKLTFAAALLPEPRVLIVDEPMVGLDPVAARTVRNLLRAYSKPDRAVLFSTHQMELAEAAADRVALLHEGRLRLTGAPEAVRAQHGDASLEEVFIRLTEDAAQDAAAAAAHPAS; translated from the coding sequence ATGATCCGGATCCAGGCCCTCAGCAAGCGCTACGGCCGCTTCACCGCGCTCGAGGGCCTGGACCTGCACGTGCCCACCGGCGAGACCCTGGTGCTCCTGGGGCCCAACGGCGCGGGCAAGACGACGGCGATCCGCGCCCTCACCGGCCAGTTGCGGCCCACCCGGGGGCGGGTGGAACTGGCCGGGGTGGACGTCTGGCGGCGGCCGGTGGCGGCCAAACGCCTCTTCGGCTACGTGCCCGACCGCCCCTACCTCTACGGCAAGCTCTCGGCCGTGGAGCTGCTGCGCTTCGTGGGACGGCTCTACCGGATGGAGGCGCGCCGCATCGAGACCCGCATCGAGGCGCTGCTCGCGGAGTTCCGGCTCGAGCGTTTCGCCTCGGCCCTGATCGAGACCTACTCCCACGGCATGCGCCAGAAGCTCACCTTCGCCGCCGCGCTTCTCCCCGAGCCGCGGGTGCTGATCGTGGACGAGCCGATGGTGGGCCTCGACCCGGTGGCCGCGCGCACCGTGCGCAACCTGCTGCGCGCCTACTCGAAACCCGACCGCGCCGTACTCTTCTCCACCCACCAGATGGAGCTCGCCGAGGCCGCCGCCGACCGGGTGGCGCTGCTGCACGAGGGGCGGCTGCGGCTGACCGGCGCTCCGGAGGCGGTCCGCGCCCAGCACGGCGACGCCAGCCTGGAAGAAGTCTTCATACGGCTCACGGAGGACGCCGCCCAAGATGCTGCGGCTGCGGCTGCGCATCCTGCGTCATAG
- a CDS encoding S41 family peptidase yields MAHPRLLWAGVALLTVAVGLAQFGGGAGFERNPNGKALIETYEIIQEQYLKPIDPKKADELLQGGISGVVGALDDPFTSYSPPRNAHIREEDVRGEFFGIGVQISPANPDGTGAKIVNVFRGGPAFSAGIKTGDVIVEVDGENVSELPLFDIVAKIRGPKDTKVSIGVQRKGVSAVLRFEIVRRKIEIVSVSKTMLPDNVGYVAIETFLNVKVIEQLRQAVADLKRQGATRLVLDLRDNGGGLLDQGCQVADAFLKRGVIVYTRDRRSTRAYCEASPRTIWNGEMVVLVNGSSASASEIVAGALQDTGRAQVVGEQTFGKGVGQNVFTLANGGELTLVTFEWLTPKKRSIHEQGITPDVKVRDNRFPTPLAFEGLGAEPGAEVTLSTGGKTFTTTADEEGKFSFSEELPPRALSDVQGEAKVDVANDAILKKALELLGAR; encoded by the coding sequence ATGGCGCATCCTCGACTCCTCTGGGCCGGCGTGGCCCTGCTGACCGTGGCCGTGGGCCTCGCGCAGTTCGGCGGCGGCGCGGGCTTCGAACGTAACCCCAACGGCAAGGCCCTGATCGAAACCTACGAGATCATCCAGGAGCAGTACCTGAAGCCCATCGATCCGAAAAAGGCCGACGAGCTCCTGCAGGGCGGCATCAGCGGCGTCGTCGGCGCCCTGGACGACCCCTTCACCAGCTACAGCCCTCCGCGCAACGCCCACATCCGCGAAGAGGACGTACGCGGCGAGTTCTTCGGTATCGGCGTGCAGATCTCCCCGGCCAACCCCGACGGCACCGGGGCCAAGATCGTCAACGTCTTCCGCGGCGGCCCCGCGTTCAGCGCCGGCATCAAGACCGGCGACGTGATCGTCGAGGTCGACGGCGAGAACGTCAGCGAGCTGCCGCTCTTCGACATCGTCGCCAAGATCCGCGGCCCCAAGGACACCAAGGTATCCATCGGGGTGCAGCGCAAGGGCGTGAGCGCGGTGCTGCGCTTCGAGATCGTCCGCCGCAAGATCGAGATCGTCTCGGTCAGCAAGACGATGCTCCCGGACAACGTGGGCTACGTGGCCATCGAAACCTTCCTCAACGTCAAGGTCATCGAGCAGCTGCGCCAGGCGGTGGCCGATCTGAAGCGCCAGGGCGCCACCCGCCTGGTCCTCGACCTGCGCGACAACGGCGGCGGGCTGCTCGACCAGGGCTGTCAGGTGGCCGACGCCTTTTTGAAGCGCGGCGTGATCGTCTACACCCGTGACCGCCGCTCCACCCGCGCCTACTGCGAGGCGAGCCCGCGCACGATCTGGAACGGCGAGATGGTCGTGCTCGTCAACGGCAGCTCGGCCTCGGCCTCCGAGATCGTCGCCGGCGCCCTGCAGGACACCGGCCGCGCCCAGGTGGTGGGCGAGCAGACCTTCGGCAAGGGCGTGGGGCAGAACGTCTTCACGCTGGCCAACGGCGGCGAGCTGACCCTGGTCACTTTCGAGTGGCTCACGCCCAAGAAGCGCTCGATCCACGAACAGGGGATCACCCCCGACGTCAAGGTGCGCGACAACCGCTTCCCCACCCCCCTCGCTTTCGAGGGCCTGGGGGCCGAACCCGGCGCCGAGGTGACGCTCTCCACCGGCGGCAAGACCTTCACCACGACCGCCGACGAGGAGGGCAAGTTCAGCTTCAGCGAGGAGCTGCCCCCGCGCGCGCTCTCGGACGTGCAGGGCGAGGCCAAGGTGGACGTGGCGAACGACGCGATCCTGAAGAAGGCGCTCGAGCTGCTGGGCGCCCGCTAG
- the ftsE gene encoding cell division ATP-binding protein FtsE gives MIHFHRVSVEYPRTKTMALYNVNLEVRKGEFVFLVGHSGAGKSTLLGLALKRLEPTSGAVYVAGQNLANLRGNRVALHRRNIGMVFQDHRLLADLTVEENLAFILRVLGVAPREWKKRIVRVLRTVGIVHKRRAYPYQLSVGEAQRVAIARAIIGRPPIVLADEPTGNLDPENAVQVLEIFKAIHASGATVIIATHSRELVEAYPQRVVVLRSGQLVRDEKTGTYAL, from the coding sequence ATGATCCACTTTCACCGGGTCTCGGTCGAGTACCCCCGCACCAAGACGATGGCGCTCTACAACGTCAACCTCGAGGTCAGGAAGGGCGAGTTCGTCTTCCTGGTGGGGCACTCGGGTGCGGGCAAGAGCACCCTCCTGGGCCTGGCGCTCAAGCGGCTCGAGCCCACCTCCGGGGCCGTCTACGTGGCGGGGCAGAACCTCGCCAACCTGCGGGGTAACCGGGTGGCGTTGCACCGGCGCAACATCGGCATGGTCTTCCAGGACCACCGGCTGCTCGCCGACCTGACCGTCGAGGAGAACCTGGCCTTCATCCTGCGGGTGCTGGGGGTGGCCCCGCGCGAGTGGAAGAAGCGCATCGTCCGGGTGCTGCGCACCGTGGGCATCGTCCACAAGCGCCGCGCCTACCCCTACCAGCTCTCGGTGGGGGAGGCCCAGCGGGTGGCCATCGCCCGCGCCATCATCGGGCGGCCGCCCATCGTCCTGGCCGACGAGCCCACGGGCAACCTCGACCCCGAAAACGCGGTGCAGGTGCTCGAGATCTTCAAGGCCATCCACGCCTCCGGGGCCACGGTGATCATCGCCACCCACTCCCGCGAACTGGTGGAGGCCTATCCGCAGCGGGTCGTCGTCCTACGTTCCGGGCAGCTCGTCCGCGACGAAAAAACCGGCACCTACGCCCTCTAG
- the hpf gene encoding ribosome hibernation-promoting factor, HPF/YfiA family: MNIYKFVGRNVEVTEALKNYVERKAERLDRYFDNIVDAKVVLSIAGAPHVERRAKAEIQLNVPGGIIRVEESDPDMYAAIDRAIEVLEKQLKRFKGRLMGKRHSGLGPGTPPPPPPEEEAEPFEPEIVRVKRFEMKPMTPEDAALQMEALGHTFFVFRNADTGEINVIYRRHDGNYGLIEPGA; this comes from the coding sequence ATGAACATCTACAAGTTCGTGGGTCGCAACGTCGAGGTTACCGAAGCCCTCAAAAACTACGTCGAGCGGAAGGCCGAACGGCTGGACCGCTACTTCGACAACATCGTCGACGCCAAGGTGGTGCTGTCGATCGCGGGCGCGCCCCACGTGGAGCGCCGCGCCAAGGCCGAGATCCAGCTCAACGTTCCCGGCGGCATCATCCGCGTGGAAGAGTCGGACCCCGACATGTACGCGGCGATCGACCGCGCGATCGAGGTCCTGGAAAAACAGCTCAAGCGCTTCAAGGGGCGCCTGATGGGCAAGCGCCACAGCGGCCTGGGGCCGGGTACGCCCCCGCCCCCGCCCCCCGAGGAGGAAGCGGAACCCTTCGAGCCCGAGATCGTGCGCGTCAAACGCTTCGAGATGAAGCCGATGACGCCCGAGGACGCGGCTTTGCAGATGGAGGCCCTGGGGCACACCTTCTTCGTCTTCCGCAACGCCGATACCGGCGAGATCAACGTCATCTACCGCCGCCACGACGGCAACTACGGCCTGATCGAGCCCGGGGCCTAG
- a CDS encoding murein hydrolase activator EnvC family protein, with amino-acid sequence MKRWLTLLLALALPLAWGQASLEELNAALEQAQQLRQQRIEAARAAEARLKQLGAEVQRKRRELEAVARDITRLEREKRQIEKSIAGLEGQIAATEQEIAGIEAKLGRLKGRMTRLVEKLYRERAGRYLPLLRAQSLSDLLMRAGWVQYLGASDVRLVETLSALVRELHAARERLVNLLQELTKKKSEREARIAALEAKRRQYRAVLNELKQKRAAEEVRIVELNKAAEELERQMQALAAQLEAEKRRLEEERRRREAEARAGRTTGPSFEIPRELVGELLFPIPGGRIVTPFGKADNTWQVIQADQNYAPVRAAADGQVFATAFYANYGWNVLILHADNLLTRYTNLQEPLVRTGDRVLQGQIIGYLGGSAIIPPNEMWFSVILSQKGRLVSVDPAKYY; translated from the coding sequence ATGAAACGCTGGCTGACCCTGCTTTTGGCCCTCGCGCTGCCCCTGGCCTGGGGCCAGGCGTCGCTCGAGGAGCTGAACGCGGCGCTAGAGCAGGCGCAGCAGCTCCGCCAGCAACGCATCGAAGCGGCGCGCGCCGCGGAGGCGCGCCTCAAGCAGCTGGGGGCGGAGGTGCAGCGGAAACGGCGCGAGCTCGAGGCGGTGGCCCGCGACATCACCCGCCTGGAGCGGGAAAAGCGCCAGATCGAGAAGTCGATCGCCGGCCTCGAGGGGCAGATCGCCGCCACCGAGCAGGAGATCGCGGGAATCGAGGCCAAGCTGGGACGCCTGAAAGGGCGGATGACCCGGCTGGTGGAGAAGCTCTACCGCGAACGCGCCGGGCGGTACCTGCCGCTGTTGCGCGCCCAGTCGCTCTCGGACCTGCTGATGCGCGCCGGCTGGGTGCAGTACCTGGGCGCCAGCGACGTCCGCCTCGTCGAGACCCTGAGCGCGCTGGTGCGGGAGCTGCACGCCGCCCGCGAACGGCTCGTGAACCTGCTGCAGGAGCTCACCAAGAAGAAGAGCGAACGCGAGGCGCGCATCGCCGCGCTCGAGGCCAAGCGCCGCCAGTACCGGGCGGTGCTCAACGAACTCAAGCAGAAACGGGCGGCCGAGGAGGTGCGCATCGTCGAGCTCAACAAGGCGGCCGAGGAGCTCGAGCGCCAGATGCAGGCGCTCGCCGCCCAGCTCGAAGCCGAAAAACGCCGCCTGGAAGAGGAACGCCGCCGCCGCGAGGCCGAGGCCCGCGCCGGTCGCACCACCGGCCCCAGCTTCGAGATCCCCCGCGAGCTCGTGGGCGAGCTGCTCTTCCCCATCCCCGGCGGCCGCATCGTGACCCCCTTCGGCAAGGCCGACAACACCTGGCAGGTGATCCAGGCCGATCAGAACTACGCGCCGGTACGGGCGGCCGCCGACGGTCAGGTCTTCGCCACCGCCTTCTACGCCAACTACGGCTGGAACGTGCTCATCCTGCACGCCGACAACCTGCTCACCCGCTACACCAACCTGCAGGAGCCGCTCGTGCGCACCGGCGACCGGGTGCTGCAGGGGCAGATCATCGGCTACCTGGGCGGCTCGGCGATCATCCCCCCGAACGAGATGTGGTTCAGCGTCATCCTCAGCCAGAAGGGGCGGCTCGTCTCGGTCGACCCCGCCAAGTACTACTGA
- a CDS encoding cell division protein FtsX encodes MYALTQALRAFRRHPTSALATLTTATVSFSLLFLVGLLLWNLDRIVGSLESEVEIVAYLKDGSDPQAVLEQVRSWPEVESVQLIGKDEALALLQLEYPYLAEASDLIDNPLPDTLKVRLIDPTLTRQVARKLGDLPQIGPGNVDYGGEVTERLVRFLGGLRLGANVLMLLLIVDTFFSVMGTIRLSIENRREELRVMLMVGATRGFVQRPFLLEGLLLTLSAALFALALGNLAYRFVAATLQNLLPFLPVLSPDDLLRASVGLLALALFLGFFGAWLSVRTYLRDTET; translated from the coding sequence GTGTACGCCCTCACCCAGGCCTTGCGCGCGTTCCGCCGTCACCCGACCAGCGCCCTCGCGACCCTGACCACGGCTACCGTCTCGTTTTCGCTCCTCTTCCTGGTGGGGCTTTTGCTTTGGAACCTGGACCGGATCGTGGGCTCGCTGGAGAGCGAGGTCGAGATCGTCGCCTACCTGAAGGACGGCTCCGACCCCCAGGCCGTCCTCGAGCAGGTGCGCTCCTGGCCCGAGGTCGAGTCGGTGCAGCTGATCGGCAAGGACGAGGCGCTGGCGCTGCTGCAGCTGGAGTACCCCTACCTGGCCGAGGCCTCCGACCTGATCGACAACCCCCTCCCCGACACCCTCAAGGTCCGCCTCATCGACCCCACGCTCACCCGCCAGGTGGCGCGCAAGCTGGGCGACCTGCCGCAGATCGGCCCCGGCAACGTCGACTACGGCGGTGAGGTGACGGAACGCCTGGTGCGCTTTCTCGGCGGCCTGCGCCTGGGCGCCAACGTGCTGATGCTGCTGCTGATCGTCGACACCTTCTTCAGCGTCATGGGCACGATCCGGCTCTCCATCGAGAACCGCCGCGAGGAGCTGCGGGTGATGCTGATGGTCGGGGCCACCCGCGGCTTCGTGCAGCGCCCCTTCCTGCTCGAAGGGCTGCTCCTCACCCTCTCCGCGGCCCTCTTCGCGCTGGCGCTGGGCAACCTCGCCTACCGCTTCGTCGCCGCCACCCTGCAGAACCTGCTGCCCTTCCTGCCCGTCCTCTCCCCCGACGACCTGCTGCGGGCCTCGGTGGGGCTGCTGGCGCTCGCCCTCTTTCTGGGCTTTTTCGGCGCCTGGCTCTCGGTGCGCACCTACCTGCGGGACACGGAAACATGA
- a CDS encoding sensor histidine kinase, with protein MRLRVAIILAAVFAYLSPLAVFFIHYWARGNPGFAALYYRYHLLVDAGITFVAASLSGITVYWALRYMLGPWLRLERELEGLLAGRERLRPVGEEHADRIVARINELLRISRDYLSLQELEFSQLASALHDDAVQTLIAARWALGRGEREKAERLVRDAEKSLRRVICRLAPPELEHLDLREALVQLAQRQGLELELALAADLRSEEAVEVFRIVQHALANARRHGRARRVWVRIERNGEIRVSVDDDGQGGTIEPGQGLRLLEARMRLRAGRLEWEPSPHGGIRLAASWPVET; from the coding sequence ATGCGCCTGCGCGTGGCCATCATTCTCGCGGCGGTCTTTGCCTACCTGAGCCCGCTCGCGGTCTTCTTCATCCACTACTGGGCCCGCGGCAATCCGGGTTTCGCGGCGCTCTACTACCGCTACCACCTGCTGGTGGACGCGGGGATCACCTTCGTGGCGGCGAGCCTGAGCGGCATCACCGTTTACTGGGCGCTGCGCTACATGCTGGGTCCCTGGCTGCGGCTGGAGCGCGAGCTCGAGGGGCTGCTCGCCGGCCGCGAGCGGCTGCGCCCGGTGGGCGAGGAGCACGCCGACCGCATCGTGGCGCGGATCAACGAGCTGCTGCGCATCAGCCGCGACTACCTGAGCCTGCAGGAGCTCGAGTTCAGCCAGCTGGCCTCGGCGCTGCACGACGACGCGGTGCAGACGCTGATCGCCGCTCGCTGGGCGCTGGGGCGCGGCGAGCGGGAAAAGGCGGAACGGCTGGTGCGCGACGCCGAGAAGAGCCTGCGGCGGGTCATCTGCCGGCTGGCGCCGCCGGAGCTCGAACACCTGGACCTGCGCGAGGCGCTGGTGCAGCTGGCCCAGCGCCAGGGGCTGGAGCTCGAGCTCGCCCTCGCGGCCGACCTGCGCAGCGAAGAGGCCGTGGAGGTCTTTCGCATCGTGCAGCACGCCCTGGCCAACGCGCGGCGGCACGGCCGCGCACGCAGGGTCTGGGTGCGCATCGAGCGCAACGGGGAGATCCGGGTGAGCGTGGACGACGACGGACAGGGGGGTACGATCGAACCGGGACAAGGGTTACGGTTGCTCGAGGCTAGAATGAGGTTGCGCGCGGGGCGCCTCGAGTGGGAGCCCAGCCCCCACGGCGGCATCCGCCTGGCGGCCTCGTGGCCGGTGGAGACATGA
- a CDS encoding response regulator transcription factor — MKILVVEDHAMVREGLVRIIEGALPDADVRAVGTATEAKQHLDWAERVLLDLSLPDQHGLRFLEEIGVSHPDLPVIILTAYDEPAFRTRASEVGAAAFLSKNEPPEVLAAALADLSAPPDSGAHPRLERLSPTERQVLALFGQGLSNAEVAQQLGIEEKTVYTHRRHLMFKLGLRSAQDLLRFATLYHAGLD; from the coding sequence ATGAAGATACTCGTCGTAGAAGATCACGCGATGGTGCGCGAAGGGCTCGTACGCATCATCGAAGGCGCACTGCCCGACGCCGACGTCCGCGCCGTGGGGACGGCCACCGAGGCGAAGCAGCACCTCGACTGGGCCGAGCGGGTGCTGCTCGACCTCTCCCTGCCCGACCAGCACGGGCTGCGTTTCCTCGAGGAGATCGGGGTCAGCCATCCCGACCTGCCCGTCATCATCCTTACGGCGTACGACGAGCCCGCCTTTCGCACCCGCGCCTCCGAGGTGGGGGCCGCGGCCTTCCTCTCCAAGAACGAACCGCCCGAAGTGCTGGCCGCGGCGCTGGCGGACCTGTCGGCCCCGCCCGACTCGGGGGCGCACCCGCGGCTCGAGCGCCTCTCGCCCACGGAGCGGCAGGTGCTGGCGCTCTTCGGCCAGGGGCTGTCCAACGCCGAGGTGGCCCAGCAGCTGGGGATCGAGGAAAAAACCGTCTACACCCACCGCCGCCACCTGATGTTCAAGCTGGGCCTGCGCAGCGCCCAGGATCTGCTGCGCTTCGCCACCCTGTACCACGCGGGCCTGGACTAG